The genomic stretch CAAATGAAGGAGTAGCATGATCTTACCATAGTTTACATTGCTCTAAACCCTGAAACAAGATTACCATGTTTAAGCTCAGACTCTCTGAATAATTATGAAATGTGATCATCATCATAATCCATGGCTTAGGAGACAGATGGTTCAAACATTCCCGCAGGTGTGTCagcatgcatttgtgtgtgtaggccGCATGTGAGAcacttgtttgctgctttgtcAAACACACAACGCTTCTTGTCAGGCTGATGGCGAGAAAATGAAGCAGCCcgctacaaacacagacattctGAAGCAGTTCAAGTGAAGCAATGGCTATCTGTTAACTCACAGCACTGTCAGCaatgaacagctgcagcatctATGAGGGGCGAGTGAAGGTATATGATGTTAAACAGCTCTGCACATAAAGTTTAACGTTGGGTAATCATGTAGAAAGTTACATATATATCTtggaaaattgaaaaaaacaagCCAGCACTATCTGAGAAAACAGACAAGATCAGTCTTCATGCAGGCATCTGCTACCTCAGGCTCAGAAGCTGGATGCTGCCACATTACGAGGGAAGGGTGCCCCATCCTACAGCATAGTGAAGAAGTGGGCTGCTGAATTCAAATGTGGCACAGAGAGCCTGGAAGATGACCATCATTCTGAAAGGCTATGACTGTCACCACACAGGAACTCCACTGACAAGATCTGTGCTCGATCCTGACAGATGGAGTTATTATATGTCCATCTGTCAAGATCAAGCATATTTAAGAGACATTTAAACCATGCTCTGGACCATTTTTTGAGGTCAGAGATGCcaacatctacaaacacaggatatatatatgtgtgtgtgtgtgtgtgtgtgcgtgtgtgtattagTGGATGCAGAGAATACAGATTTGTTGTGCATATGGAAATAAGGGCCTTGTATTTTGCACTCCATTAGTTTATTCTATAcctctgcatgcatgtgtgcacctCTAACTCCACACATCATGAGAATATTTTGTTCATTGCCTAATTTAATTGTTGATGTGGGACACGCATGGCCCTTCACACAACACTATTGGTAATAAGCATAAATCTCTCAACACTGTAAAGATCATTTTTGCTTTATCACGTTTGGGGCGCACTATAATGAAAAGACCTATATTAGtttatctatatatattattatatattatacagAACACCATCTCACTTTTCACGCACACAGCCAATTTATATTCAAATACACTTGGAGGAATGAACAGAATTGGATTATGAAGTCTTATCAGACTGTAATTGAAGATGCCACAGTGCATTCACCATCATAAACCCACACATATGCTGCTATCCACAgacatattttaacatatattttatggattgTGACTGATAGATATGCTGTGGTAATTGCATTGTATAATTACCACTTAGCTCCTTAGTAAGCACAAGTATGAGCATTCAATTTAGAATTTCTCTTACTTTTGTGGAGCCCAGTGGTGATTATTTTGGACATTCCAAAGCCAAATATCAGTAAATATACTAATAATATATATactaataataactaataataatGTGTAGTGTATTGATTATGCTTTTATTCATGCAAGGTGGTTTCTTGCCAGTGTTAATGCAATGCTGTATTCTAAATATAGTGATTTGTCTAGCAGTTTTCCCCATGAATGAAGAACTTTAATTGATATATTTTgttgtgtcatgtttttatGTCATGTTATTTATTACGTAAGCCATCATTATTGTTCTTTTATGTACATTACTGATTAGCTTATAAACAAATCTCATCACATCAAATCACATTCAAAGCCAATAGTCTAAGGCAGCAGTCATAATTTAGTCACATGGTGTTTGGTGGGATACAGCTCCTGAATTCTGACAAAGTGAATTAATTCAAATCGTAAGAGACACATTTCGatttcctctgtgtcctctttaTATGGGAGGTGCTGCATTGCTGTCTCCTCTTTTTGAATCATGGTGACACTTCTTAGCTGTCAGCCAGAAACACAACCCAAGCCACGTGCTGACCATAGTTGGAGGGGGtgcttttatatattttaaaatggtTCATATGTTCATCCTTTTTTGTCCCCCCAATGAAATATAGAGATGAGCCAATAAATGTCCATATTTTTGTTTGCACGCTCCATCTGCTGCCATAATCCTCATCTACAGTAGTTAATGATTAAGCAATAGTGCAGTCGATTTTAATCAGCAGCTTAAATGTAAGAGTGCagagtgatgtttttttttcttttgtggacTTTTGTGAACAGACCATTCTTTGAATTAGGCTGGGGGCCAGCTAGATGAAAAAGGACCTCTACGCTTCAAGTGTTGTGTCCACACGCTTGTCCCTCTACTGTCAAAACAGTGACTCTGCCATTCCTGATAAAGCTCTGTCTGGTGCGAGGCAATCGGCTGTAGAGCTGAGGCTAGAAACCTTTTGTAATCCTGGCCTTCTCACCAAGCAGGACTTTCTAAGATAGGCTCCTTGCATACTGAAAACTGCATCCCGTGTATAAGTCTAGTATTTGCTCAACTGGGACATATTGGGACAAGTATTAACAACTGGTTTAAACCAGGTTTGAATGTGTGGATCCTTTGTCAACCATTCTGTCCCTGACTATTCTAAAGCGTAATGTGTAGTGTTGTAAATAAGACAGCTTGTGCTGATAAATTGGCAGGAGATGGAAAGATGAGGAGTGAAAATTTATTAGCCACTGAATCCAGTGGTAATAGAACAGTATAATGTGGTGTCTGTAGCCTGATAAAACATGACTCATCTCACAATCAGAGAACAAGTTCCTAAAAGAACTGacattgtctctctgtgtcttcctcTCCAGGTAATGTGTTTGTGGTGAGCCTGGCATTTGCTGACCTTGTGGTAGCCTTCTACCCCTACCCCCTGGTTCTCTATGCTCTTTTCCATGACGGATGGGCACTGGGAAACACACAATGCATGGTAAGGCCGCATCACTCACCAGCCTGTTTCTGTTTACTACTACTAGAAATACACAGTCATACACAGTCTGACAGAAAcgctctgctctttctctttctctttctttctgctcaGGTCAGTGGTTTCCTTATGGGGTTGAGTGTCATTGGCTCCATTTTTAACATCACTGGGATTGCAGTGAACAGATACTGCTACATCTGTCACTCATTCTCTTACAGCCGGCTATACAGCTACCGCAACACGTTGATGTTTGTTGCCTTAATTTGGTTGCTCACAGTGGTGGCCATTGTTCCCAATTTCTTTGTCGGTTCCCTGCGCTATGACCCACGGGTCTACTCCTGCACCTTCGCCCAGAATGTCAGCAGTTCCTACACAGTGGCGGTAGTGGTGGTTCACTTTCTGGTTCCCATCGCAGTGGTTACATTTTGTTATCTACGGATTTGGGTACTAGTGATCCAGGTAAGGCTCCAACACCAAGAGCAAACAACATATTGTCAGCTTTAATTAACACAGAGATTCCATTGGCAAATAATAACAACCATATCCAGCAGCCTTCAAAGTTCATCCTGTAATGTGGTAAAAAAGGGCTCCCCACGTTTTCACATTTTGACCTTTGATAAGTGACCTACTGTATTTCTGCTTGAGTGTAatttttaaatgtcagaatATACTGACTAAATACATCATCCCGTCTGTGAAACCTTTTCTGACATATAACATTTAGGGTTATTCCACAACTGGAGCATTTACGTCTGAATGAAACTCGGGCTGCGTTTTGACCCTTTGGTTGGTAATCACATTTAGGTGTAGACACCCTGTCCTCATTAAAAGGCAATTATAAATTCTCCTGGTATAGTTGTGCCTGGTATTGGCCATGATAATTATCACATGTATAAAGAAATGCAAAGTCTTGTACTAGATATGTGTTTGTAGTTCCACTTCATAGACAAGTCAAGATTTCTGAATAGATTAGAGAGCTTATTTGTAgagcatgtttaaaaaaaatatttattcattttaagacAACTCCAAATGGTGCAAACATTTTGACAATGAAAGCACATATAGTTTCAGCTGAGTGACTATgttggacagacagagagatggtCCAGACTCACAGAAGGGCTACACGTGTGTctttttgtgcgtgtgtgtccaaaggtgtCTCATTTCCATCTTCTGTGTCTTCATCTTGTCCAGGTGAGACGTAAAGTGAAGACAGAGGACAGCCCTCGCCTCAGACCAAGTGACTTGCGGAATTTCATCACCATGTTTgtggtgtttgtgctgtttgcAATATGTTGGGCCCCCCTTAACCTGATTGGCTTGGCGGTGGCAATAGATCCATCTCGTGTGGCTCCCCGTATCCCAGAGTGGCTTTTTGTAGTCAGCTATTTCATGGCATACTTTAATAGCTGTCTGAATGCTATCATCTACGGCTTACTCAACAGGAATTTCAGGAATGAGTATAAACGCATTGTCACTTCTGTCTGGGTGACTCGGCTTTTCGTGACAGAGACTTCGCGAGCCGCCACAGATGGCAGGAGCATGAGGAGCAAGCAATCGCCGCCTCCGCCACTCAACAACAACGAGTCAGTCAGAGATCGTGTAAACAAAGAATGAAAGCTGGATCCTTGAGTCTGTgaaatttctgtttttatgtgatATCCAGACAGCTGTGCAGCTAAAGAGTATCAAGTAACAGTTGGAACTGAAAGACATGGCTTTGTTTTCCTTAAGTTTATGGTAAAAAAACTTTCTGAAAGTGTCTTCATTGAAAGAAGCAGAGTTTTGCATATTGTGATTTGTATTTATGGAGCAACCCTTTAAGGATGTTATAATATGTTGGACAGGAAAAACTGAGCCATGCGTTGCAGTTTCTTTGTTATTACTCTAACAATCTGAATGGTACATtaatattacattaaaaatgtgatATCCTTTAACGTCTGCTGCTGTAGACTTACACATATTTCACAAAACTGGATAACCACTAGTAATCAAACACCTCTCTTTAGTAACTTTTAAAAAGCCTCAAATAGTACAACTCGCCTCACCTGAATGCTACATTAgtaaaagaggagaaaatgtCTGTCTGTTGTTAATATATAATGTCATGACAACGGAGTGGTCAGATCTACACATTAAACAAAATGCTGCAGTAGCATACGCTTAAATACTGCCTAGTCTGACCCTCTTTGCACTGCAAAGAACAAGAAACAAAATCTTAGTAAGAAACTATATATAAATTATTTCAGGAGCTTATTCACAAATCATGAGCAAAACTTGCACTTTAAGTTCAAATCAGCATGTCTGTCTCAATTGTGATGGTCCCACAAACATGCATATGATGTAACAAGTGGAGGACGCCTACATGTCTACTGTTGGTGCTGTACCAGTCCACATATATAGGAAGGCAAAGCCTCGCCTCTTCCAGTGGAAcacaaaaccatttttttttttaaaaagctgtacGGAGGTCAATGGTGAGAGACAAGTACCTTTGATCCTATTTGAATTGTGCCATGAGTTTCATACATGATGTTTGTCAGGAAAGTTGCAGTTTGTCATACAACAGTATAgtagcattgtttttttttttactgtgaatCTGCTGGGTGAACCTTCTCTCTCAATACGCACTACACACATCGCCAACTTGGCAATCGCCTCAAAACCTTCCACTTCCAATTCTTCAGTTCCATAttgagaggaggacaggactatctCTTCAGGGTTTCAACTAATATGACACCATTTATAAGACATTAGGGTGTTCTTAGTCCTTCAGTGCATTTTAACAGCCTCACACTTCAACAGTTTTAGGAGAAACTGTGACCTTCTTGACTTGCAAAATGAAGACGAAGTGGATCAAAACATATTTGTCTCTCAGTAATGACTGTGTGCTGTTGATagagctggattttttttacctcttaagactcacagcagctgaagctttaCAATTATGTAACTACAGCCCAGTAACTTTGCTGTGACTTTGATTTAGAGAACATGAGTAGTCGAAAATAATGAAGGACGGTAGTGTATTTAAAGAAACAGCGGAGGCAGTACACCAAACTGAATGCAAGGGAAACGATGGTGGTTCGTATAATTAGAGGTTGTAGCTTCCATGTAAGATAACATATTGTTATTTGTCAGGAGTTGTGGTagtttatgtttgtttattctgGGATGCTGTAGTTTTAATTTAGCACTACATTTTTGGTAATGGATCATACTAAATCATGCACACTGGTACTTTTCATGATAGTACTACTATCCACCATATGAAACACATGAAAGTAATACATTCATGAATACAGTTATAGAACAAACCACATCCTGACATTAGCTTTTCCGCATAATGAGTACTTGTAAGTATATTGCCGTGTTGTCTATTTGTACTTTGGCTGATTCTGAGTACTTAAGCAGTGCAGGAGAACACCTATGAAGACTggacagtgtgacacagacacttCAAACAGAGCACAATGCCATACACTGATGTTAATATTTTCACAAAATGACAATGCAATAAGTTGTTCAATTTTACCAAATAGCCAAGAACAGCAGCATGGATGATTCTTTATGCACACTAACACTCTGCTATGCAATTTAAAACACTGTGGGTGTCACAAGATATCCAACATCTGAAAAATGATAGCTGAGTCCCTCACCTTGGTGCATCCATATTTTAGTAAGATGTCACAGTATTGTactgactgaaaaacaaaaggactaaaatacacaatatgttcactgtgttctgctGCCTTCTATGTTACAAAACCTCCTGCCTCCAGACAATGAAAGTGGATATACATACCGTACTTTTCTATAAATGCAGCAAGTGATATAGACTAAGCACAGGCTCCTCTGCCTACTACATCATATGCTGTATAGTGTGGTAGccttattgtgatttttttgttcttcattCTGAAATACTTATGCAAAATCTTAGCTGTTAGcatttcatttcagtttatCTTTCCTAATTTatgtaaatcatttatttaaaaaaacatcacagataTATTTTGATGCtttcactgtggaaaaaaaacagcacattctGGAGGTCACTTGCTGGTATTAAATCTGACAGATAAGTGACATTCATTGCCTCTTAACAGAATAGTGTTGCAAACAATTGTTGAGAAGCTCATATCTCTGTTCCCACCTCAGGGTGCCTACCGAATATTTTGTTGTGATATACAGCTGTCCGAGACATTTGCAGTTTATCAGCTGCCATATGAGGGAGTCTGAAGACATTTCAAGGGATATTTTGTAAATTAATGTCAGTGTAATTTTTAACTGTGGTATATTGTTATTGGAGATGtattcaaaatgtgtttttataaatatatatatataaatatatatatatatatatatatatatatatatatttgaagcTCAATTACCCCACATGTTTATTATTGGATGATATTTAACCTCTTTCCCATTAACTTCACTACAGTTGCATCTAAAACAACCCTCTTGCTTAACTGCCGTAGAAACTCGCTTCACAacaaatatatttgttttttttttttcagcctatAGTGACGGACACAACTTGCACAAATTAAATGTCCACAAACTAACTGTGCATTACAAAAAGTGTATTGGTTCCTTTTAAACTCTTTGGTGCACATGTATGAGTTCTTATACAGGGTAAAATTTGCAAAGTCATAGATCATAAACGGTACTGTAACAGATGCAAAGCTCAGTCATACTATAAATATTCATAGGATAGGACAGATGTGAGTGCATTGCATGCAGAGGAGGAATGTTTGGCAGTGAACAATGACATTTGTGTTGCAGAATCATGTAGAAAACAAGGGGTATGTTAAGATTTTGTTAAAAAGATGGAATTTAAATGAATATTATGCTCTCCTGACAACAGAGGTCATTTCAATGAAACAAAAGTGGTTTCCAGGTCGCTAGAGGGAAAAGAGGGGGTGctgaattaataaaaaaaaaagaagaaaggtgaCATTGTGGTGCAAAAGATGAACTGGAGAGTGTTTTAGATGCACTTGGAGGGAAGTGAAGACTTTTCAAGACAATTCAAACCAAAGATGAGACAAATGAGTACATGTAAAGGTAGTTAGGTGTACATACACTCACGATGTTACTGGGCGAAACACCTTTGGCCccttaagattttttttttgttgtcgttTTCgttaagtaaaaacaaaaaaaaaaacaaaaccactgCCTTACAGTTAATGCGACAGTGTCAAACCTAGAAAAATATTACGGCAAGTGCCATCATTTCTCTTTATAATGAACCCATTCAGCAAACCTTCCTCTGTACTGCTTTCTTTTTATGTATTCAGGACAGTTGTCTATAGAAAgttttctctgcagcactgCGCAGAAGTTCATATGCAGACCTCAGGCAGGAGACTCAACTGCTGAAACAGAAGAACAAATATTATCTTTTTcccctttgtgtttttcttttctatacAGCCTATGGCAAAATTATGTAACTATGTTCATTTATGTTCCCTATGCTCACTGTTTGCACCCTTACTTGGGCCTGTTCCTCCACATAACCAAAAATGACAATATACTTAAAGGATACGTCTAGCAATTTTCAACCTGAATGTAATACAATGTCCTATTGGGTTTCACTACATTACAATAAGGTAATTGCTTAATATTCCAAATTACTTTTTGAGTTGTTAAATAGGAAAAAAATCTACTATTTTTAGTGCCTGGCTATTCTGTGAGCTCcccatttaaaaaagaaataaaaccttGGTGTTTCATTGCAATGCTGGATTCTGTTTGCACCAGTTTTATATTAGTGTGTCACAAATGAAGCTATGGTGTGCTTGTGCTATGTATGAttgtaaataaatcaaaacaacattttaattcctgcatcaaaataaaaaaaatgtaaagctatgtttattttttatcagtACATGTAATTGAAAAATCAATTTATAATTTACTTCTAATAATGTTGTAAATACAATTCTGCCTCAAACAATAAACACACGAGCAAGTAAGCAGGGAAGGTTGTCACTTTTCATTGGAAGATGAAAGCTGAGGGTTCTGTGCGCTACTAATTCTTTTGAGTGCTGGACTCAGCAGGGTGACACACTCTGTTTGTGCCTGTCAAATTTTTTAGCATTATGTTGTGGGGAGTCCCTCTCACACAGTCCCCAAATGTCCTATGCAGTGTTCATGCATGGTTGACATCCTCTGAAAAGAAGAAATCCCTAAAAGTGTTGACTTTCTATTTCCACTGTGTGGTTTGTATATTGAAAAGAAGCAGAAGTGTAGCTActgcttcatttaaaaaaatgtttgccaCATGCATAAATTGGAAcaaatttatttaaaacaaatattgatACTTCACATTTAAATCTAAACCCTAAACGATTGCCTGACAGCAACAGTAACTGGTCTATTTGGCAGCATCACAATATCTCAACCAAATTGAAAACACTGTTAGGTAACAATACATTGAAGGAACAAAATTCCTGTTTGGCAAAACAGAAGGTAGAAATGTCTCTGATAactgaaaaaaggagaaagagaggagagataaGTAGTCTAATGCAAGAAGAGCACACCTCCTCGCTCTTTCAGGTGCTTACTTGGAAAGCCTACGGCAGATAGAACATCAACAAAAAATCCCTCCCGGGTAttgaacaaaacacaaaggaggAGCTAGAGTAGCTGTGTGCTGCAAAGCAGCTtgaagatggagagaaagaagaggacgAGCAGGCAGGTTAAAGCAGTTTAATTGAAGCACTTTGTATGAGATATTTCCTAATTAATCAGGTCTAGTGGTAGACACCAATCTACTGAGGGTTTTGGTGCTGTAATTACAGTGTGACGCAGCCTGAACAGGACACCTTTATAAATACTAATAAAAGCGCAGGCACCCATGTGCATGTAGGCTCTGCATTCAATTCATAAGTGAAGCTTAAACAGTTACAGGATTTTTCAAATGTTACACCAACCTTGAGCTTCATATCTGCATGGCatgacacagagctgaaggatgacaACTCTGAAGCATTGCCAATTAGGTCCTTTATTTTGATCTGGACAACATCACTGTAAAATGACTATTTCTCTGTGTGCATCATTAATGGGTTATGTAATAGCACGACAACAGCagctaaacagcagcagaagggcACACCGCTGATAACATTATGAGCAAGTTACTTAGATAAATATATGAAGATAATTAAAAGCATTTATAACACACTATCATAATATATACAATGTCAAACCatagaaaaagtgaaaaatggtTATTTGTATGCACCTGCAGGAATTTTTATAAACAAAAACCTACTCTATTTAAAACTGTGAAAAGGCCATTAAGACATTTGTGAAGCACAAGTGCTTTTCAGCCAATTAATATTTTCACTCAATGGCCACTTTATGGTCTGCTGCTCATTAGACACAGCTAGCCTTCCTGTTTGCTGTCTGTAAGCTTCCTGCTGACCTGATGCTGTTATCAAACATCCAAGCAAAGGTTtcataaacagtttttttttcattattattttttgtttggttttgttttgaataATTAGACATGGCAACTGAGCGTCTATGTTAATGTCGTAACTGCCtattgtgggaaaaaaaaatgtttgtaatgtttttggTGTTGAGAGGTACCTGATTAAACAAGgcaattaaaattaaaatcctTGACTGAACTTGCATTTCAGGCATTCAGCCACTTGTGTAAATCCTTCTTCTGTTCTTGAGAGTGAATGTGCATGCTTGTCTGATGTTATTTGTgatttggcattaaaaaaaaaaaacaaaaaaaaacaaatgggcAAGCCAGGATGTCCAGAGGAGGATGGTGTCAGCAACCAAAGGGAAATCTGTGGAATGTAATGGAATTCAAACTTTTTAACCCTCAATTGACTCAGTGTGACCCTGAGTCTCATAAAAATGTACtgtgtgtaaacaaaaaaaatatatgcatTATGTGTACAGTTCTCCTGAAACACAATGGATGTTATGGTAAAATAAAACGGAAAGACAATACATGAGTGGTGTTGCTCATTTGTGGAATTGGAACACTCGAATGACATTAACTGAACAttacactggggaaatcaattcggctagagcaggattcaggccgtatccgagtagttttttctgagtctgaacaacacaaatCCGGCTATATCTGGATAGATCTTGATCCACCTCTGGGAGGTGCCGGATTgtctcaaatgtggctcaggtctgaacgcaaatgtggctagtaAATGGGGACAGTGGCTGGGAcgcatacaaaagccgtatgtaaacagtaaacgggacaaaaaaaaaaacgaacgatgcatgtgcacatgcggtcctaccacggcctgagcGGACCCTGTATTTCAGAGgcaccacctagcggtttggaggacatcAAACAAGATGGATTaaactggattgagcgtggacatgCATGTGTGgtagccagatttaaaaataggtctgaacatatccagcttaaaggctatccggattcaatcctactctagctggattgactttcagTGTGAATGGGGGCCTATTTCagatttaaaattaaattatttctttatGTACAACAGGATGTCATACTTTTTAAGGGTAATTACCTCTTGATGAGATGTTCTTTTAGGGCTCAGCTGAATCGGGGGCATTTCTTGCCAGCTAGTGGTGCACACATCAAGCTCCCTGATGCCACCAACAGTGCATGTAAGAGGTGGGAGAAGTGGATGGAAAAGGTTGTTTGGAAAAGCACACTGCTGTCCGTAGTTGTGAAAAAAAGTGTGGATTTAAATTGGGGGTAAAGAGCTTGTGGAGTTAAAGGGCATGTGAAATTTGGTCACATTATGCTTGCTGTACCAGTTAATTTACAGTCATACAATAAACATCATGCTGGGTTTTTTCCCCCATCCCTCTGCAGAGCatttgtgagagagagagaagtgccAGACAGAATAAGGCACTTGGAAAAGTAAATGCAGATTAGATTTTAGCAGAC from Parambassis ranga chromosome 14, fParRan2.1, whole genome shotgun sequence encodes the following:
- the mtnr1bb gene encoding melatonin receptor type 1B-B translates to MPDTLTLIKNRTEPRLGQLERTLTIETSARPAWVIGILASVLIFTTVVDVLGNLLVIISVFRNRKLRNSGNVFVVSLAFADLVVAFYPYPLVLYALFHDGWALGNTQCMVSGFLMGLSVIGSIFNITGIAVNRYCYICHSFSYSRLYSYRNTLMFVALIWLLTVVAIVPNFFVGSLRYDPRVYSCTFAQNVSSSYTVAVVVVHFLVPIAVVTFCYLRIWVLVIQVRRKVKTEDSPRLRPSDLRNFITMFVVFVLFAICWAPLNLIGLAVAIDPSRVAPRIPEWLFVVSYFMAYFNSCLNAIIYGLLNRNFRNEYKRIVTSVWVTRLFVTETSRAATDGRSMRSKQSPPPPLNNNESVRDRVNKE